A genomic window from Candidatus Eremiobacterota bacterium includes:
- a CDS encoding type II secretion system F family protein has product MLLVVVLAAALCVALLGYVAVTTFVHRSAVERHVAQLDRAGIEADRKAELGVFARFFDERGRTQLERRLVQAGWYNLTAGRFMTRSIVASFSGLLFGLAIPLLLLHRHDIWFLFLPIMLALAGALLPSSMLDGAISNRKRNIRNSLPDFLDLVSTTVEAGIALNGAFAAAVDAVRGPFRDELLAVLSDIRVGRSRAEALAAMAARADVVELTTTVTAIVQAEKLGGDIAGILDQLAHDARDHRMTRAEEIAAQLPVKMTFPMALCMLPALFVMIFGAVGAQLVTK; this is encoded by the coding sequence ATGCTGCTCGTCGTCGTTCTCGCCGCCGCCTTGTGCGTCGCGCTCCTCGGCTACGTCGCCGTCACGACGTTCGTCCACCGCTCGGCCGTGGAACGGCACGTCGCGCAGCTCGACCGCGCCGGCATCGAAGCCGACCGCAAGGCGGAGCTCGGCGTCTTCGCGCGCTTCTTCGACGAGCGCGGCCGCACGCAGCTCGAGCGCCGGCTCGTGCAAGCCGGCTGGTACAACCTGACCGCCGGGCGCTTCATGACGCGCAGCATCGTGGCCTCGTTCAGCGGCCTCCTCTTCGGCTTGGCGATCCCGCTCCTGCTGTTGCACCGGCACGACATCTGGTTTCTGTTCCTGCCGATCATGCTCGCGCTGGCCGGTGCGCTGCTGCCCAGCTCGATGCTCGACGGCGCGATCTCCAACCGCAAGCGCAACATTCGCAACTCGCTCCCCGACTTTCTGGATCTCGTTTCGACGACGGTCGAGGCCGGAATCGCGCTGAACGGCGCGTTCGCGGCCGCGGTCGACGCGGTGCGCGGGCCGTTCCGCGACGAGCTCCTCGCGGTGCTCTCCGACATCCGCGTCGGCCGCTCGCGCGCCGAAGCGCTCGCCGCGATGGCGGCGCGCGCCGACGTGGTCGAATTGACCACCACCGTCACGGCGATCGTGCAAGCCGAGAAGCTCGGCGGCGACATCGCCGGGATCCTCGATCAGCTCGCGCACGACGCGCGCGACCACCGCATGACGCGCGCCGAAGAGATCGCCGCGCAGCTCCCCGTCAAGATGACCTTTCCGATGGCGCTGTGCATGCTCCCCGCGCTGTTCGTGATGATCTTCGGCGCCGTCGGCGCGCAGCTGGTGACCAAGTGA
- a CDS encoding prepilin peptidase: MNAHVLLGAILFACAAIAGLAAAAAICARVAGYEDGPQPGTPPVVALVAGAALIGGIAGAHGDPARLGLIAVVTAAFVAAWYCDVARGIVPDVFSVGPLLLIGGLAFASHDPRMVVSSLIVVIPFAIFAFLSRGRGMGWGDVKLAAVAGALLGASNALLALALATFAAAVGAKFRRDAANAPVAFAPYLIGATALFTAFTGL; the protein is encoded by the coding sequence GTGAACGCGCACGTGCTGCTCGGCGCGATCCTGTTCGCGTGCGCGGCGATCGCCGGCCTCGCTGCGGCGGCAGCAATCTGCGCGCGCGTCGCCGGCTATGAGGACGGCCCGCAACCCGGCACCCCGCCCGTCGTCGCGCTCGTCGCCGGCGCCGCCCTGATCGGCGGAATCGCCGGCGCGCACGGAGATCCGGCCCGGCTCGGCTTGATCGCGGTCGTCACGGCGGCGTTCGTCGCCGCATGGTACTGCGACGTCGCGCGCGGGATCGTCCCCGACGTCTTCTCGGTCGGCCCGCTGCTGCTGATCGGCGGCCTCGCGTTCGCATCGCACGACCCGCGGATGGTCGTCTCCTCGCTGATCGTCGTCATCCCGTTCGCGATCTTCGCGTTTCTCTCGCGCGGCCGCGGCATGGGCTGGGGCGACGTGAAGCTGGCCGCGGTCGCCGGCGCGCTCCTCGGCGCCTCGAACGCGCTGCTCGCGCTCGCGCTGGCGACGTTCGCGGCGGCGGTCGGCGCGAAGTTCCGCCGCGACGCGGCGAACGCACCCGTCGCCTTCGCGCCGTATCTCATCGGCGCGACCGCGCTCTTCACGGCGTTCACCGGGCTATGA